The Lytechinus pictus isolate F3 Inbred chromosome 8, Lp3.0, whole genome shotgun sequence nucleotide sequence TAAACTGAAACTCTCTCAATTTGCTAACTAATGTGCACAACCTTGGCTGAACAAAAATCTTTTCCACTTCCTTAACTGTTATATTATAAACTTCCATTAAGTTATAAAAAGCACGTATGtgaatgaaggatatcgcgatagcgcaagaacgatatctttCGAAGAGAGTGGCCTTttttggtactgaatccgccggagtAGAACAggatccgccggcggatttggtgcctagaacagtatctgccagggcaggatccgccggtacaccggcACTGTATATGACATATCGATGGAACGATGCCGATCTTtgacttttgcttgttaattcctGTTAAAATATATGGCATTTATTGAAAAGAGAACTTAATTATTAAGGACATAACGGATGTATCAATCATCAAGTCTCATCGCAGTTCGCTCAAATACATGGTCGCAAAAGGTGAGTCGGGTGAAAAGATTAGAATGTCACTGCACTTTCTAACAATAAACGTTACTCGTTCAACTTAACGTTAGGACAGCTAGGTATGACAAACGACAACGTTAGGACGGGTAGATCTAATGTTAATTGACGTTAGTTAGCTTAGAAGTTAAGAGTAGACTCTGGATCTAACGTTAGGACGTACGTAGGTTTAGTcgactagatctaacgttagattacACTCTAATGGAGATTTAAGACTGAACTTTCGATCGAGCCTAGAGTCGCCCTATTCAAAATCAGACCCTAATTTGGTTCCTAAAAATATCTAGGCCTACAGTAGGGCCTATCGGTATGAACTACTTTGATATTCGATTTTGAGACCCAACTTCAGGGTCAGGGCTAAGTTAGGGCATAGACATAACGTTAGCTTGGGGCCTAGGCCAGGGGCAGGCTTTtactagatctagacctatactaggccctaacgttagatctaatgtttaataattcggttcataaaatatatatggactgcttaTTAGAGAGATTGTTGTTTCAATTCGGCTCGCGGGTACCGCATCGGCAAGACCATGCCCTCGTGCATAGTCGCGTTGCCGTCCCCTTGAGCctctagaaacaaccatgcctctcaaagcagtccatatatctatattgtgaaattcaaaatgaccCCTATAGGACTTGACTGTATTGTCTACAATGCAAATGgggacatgtaattttgtaaaaaattggattgacttgACTATAAAATCCTCTtgtatgataaaacattatttgaaaacatgactttttaatgaaatatagcatttattctgccatgtaagtgataaatactgtatttgacattcaaaatagctgatacaagccctaactaaattatgttacatgcATATAGAGAATCTACTTTTACaagtattgcatataattgtgatgtaagagtgaaatattgcctaaaaccatggtttctaacgcGGTATATCATATCTGGTGCATTTAAGGTGATATATGCTGCATTCTGAAATGGACCCtcattgtattatgtacaatttgaatgagaacatataattttcacaaaagggcacatggcagccatttttaattttgaaatacatAATTTATTACCTTAATTttagatgatatgatatatttcgttagttttcagacaatatttcactcataaaacaccatttagtcaagcaaagccaaaatcttttaaaatcatttgtccACATTCACATTGTACGTATTACTGttggggcctgtagcggccattttgactttcaaaatacagtatttatcacctacctggcagaagaaCTGATTTATCTTGCTAGAAATTATGGTTTCAGACAGTATTTTACtaatagatcacaattacgtgcatttacatgtatggtgctaactcgtgtgaaaatttatttcttagttcgcattgtacataatacaattaTTGATGTCtatcacaaataaatgcatttcagtgctcactcttgcgatttctttggtcctctttctcattgtacgtaatactgttagggcctctGGCGGCCATTCTGAATATCAAATTACATCAGttatcacatacatgacatattGAATAATCTATTTCGTTAGCAATTGTGTTTTAGACAGTATTCCACTAGTTTCtctaaataatatgcattttagtgcccACTTTTGCGATTTTGTTGGCCCCTTTGTCAtataatagaaaataatactatttGGACCAGTGAcagctattttgaatattaaatataACAATTTCCCATACATgccataataaatgatatatcgtgttagcattgatgattttcatatattacttcgtccatagatcacatttacttgcagtttagtgatcatttttgttaaaaatcaattttcccCATTTAAATTGTACATTATACGGTATTCAGAGgtctgtggcggccattttgaatatcaagataTAAAAAATTAGTTTTTTCAAAGAGTATTTCAttcctgcaacacaattacagacattttatagcaaatttgatggcaattttatgattttcatgggtaatatgcCTTGATTTTGGAGGCCATATTGGAATTGCCAATTCGCGGATAATGCTCAAGCTTACACGAGTgtcatcattcagattcgtaatcagacTAATGCGTTAATTTCTGGTATTGATATCATCACACAGACGGGTAAACAGGTTACTATAAAATAGACCGAAAAGgttttcaatgaaatataacaGCTCTGCTTAACAACCAACTTTCACTTCCTTCCGGAAGCAGAATGATTCATTAAGGGGTTCGTAAGTTATGTATTTTTacgcatgactggaacatgttctaaTGTGCTAAGTCAGCTGCAAAGGGTTACATAATTCAACAAACAATCCAAATGTCATTTCTACGGAAAGTGCCTGTTCAGATGTTGTTTCTACTATTTTCCCGATCCGCGTGATCAAAAGACACACTTTCGAAGGTTCCACTAAATagttgaatattattttcattttccaccAGATTCAATTTCCAGGGCTTGACTGAAAATCGCAACCCATTGGGAGGATTTTCATAACGAAGCTAATGATTACTTATAACCATACGACATTGTGTGCTGATCCGTACATAAGATAAATGCCATTAGAGAACGTCTAAATCCATGATTATTTTCcgtatataattatttatttgaacaatgaagtactttcattaaaaaaaacatacatagtTGGGCTTTATAAATATGATACTTTATATTAACTtattttcttgtgtattttgaATCCAGTCCGATATTAATGCACTTACTAGTAAAATGTGTAAGCTTTAGGTAGCGATCGATGTTCCCATGTCGAGTTTTAACATCAAACCATACATGATCATCAAAAACATGTAGTCTCCGTGTTTCGGAAAGGGCGTCATTCAACTCGCTTGGCTGTTGAAATAGATAATATAAAGTTTAAATCACTCACACAAAATCTTACTCTTAAAATAATATCCTACCcaaactttatgaaatacaggCCCTACAGGATTCTTAAACAAGGAACAAAATCCTCCCTCCATGTTTCTATCtaaaacaaaaatgcaatattaaacAGAACGCCCTCGATGGGCAAAGCTCACAGACAAGCAGCCCATCCACCAAGTTATCTGGTGGTAATTAGTTTTAACCTAATAAGGACATTAGATAATATATTGGCAGCCACCTAATTGACAAAACTGTTCTACCATTGAACTTAAAATTCTGAGCGCCAAGCTTAAAAAGTCAAGGTATCATTCCCTTTGGTATCATTCAGTTAAAGATTATACCCACTGCCTCGTGTTCTTGCTTCATCGATGAAATAGGCGCTCTAGCATTGTATTGTGCCCTTATGCCGATGGTGTCCGCTTCAAGCCACGTACAAACTACTAACTATTTCCCCATTGACTTGCGTGTTAAAACGAGATTTggaaaaaatgccaaaaataaCTGTTAATAATGAAACCATCCGAACCGTTATTATTTGGTACCTCACCCAATatgctttaaaaaatgtgacattatgtttttctgattttttcgCGCTACAAAGGATGAAACTCAGACTACGGGAAAACTTGGTTACATTGCATTTACAGTACTCATTGGGTTTCCTGGGCCACTAATAAAGTTCGCATAAAATCCACCAGGCACAAATTACTGGTCTCCTGGGGGAATGAACAGATCCCAGAAGTGATGTATTCATGCAGATATGCATCGTGATTTTATATGGATATTTGCAAATAGACTTTGTCGGtgaaaggtgggggggggggtatagcaATGTGTCCTGATGCCCATGGTGCCCTGTTCACGTCACATACTACTCTTTCCCCATAGTCTTGTGtgtaaaaaatgtttaaaaaaaaaaatgctgtcaACAATGACAAAATCTAAACAGCATTTGATAACTCACCCAAAATCCTTTAGGTATTTTTACCCCGAATGCGTTAAATGCGTTTTCATGGTTTGAATTAAGAGAAATGTAATTAAAGTGTCAGTAATATCTAACGTACAAACTTTAATTCTATCGGTGACTGGCCTCGTAGGTTTACTTCTGTCAGCTCTTTGACCTGAAAatcaaattgcaaatattctttATGTGAAAATTATTGGGAATTCCTGATTTGGTACAAAATCATAGTAATCAGTACATTCAATatgtacacactaagaaatatcGGTTCAAATGGGGTGTACGATACGTGGGTACACCCTTTAATACCATCGAGGTACAAGTTAGGTCTTATGCGAGATTCCGTGTCTGTTGTACACCCATGTACTATTTACGCGCACCCCATCAGTCTCGATGATAGACGTATGGTATAGATCAGGGATTCTCAAATAGCAGCGCGCGATTCTAACGGTCTTAAAAGCGAATCGTGCTTAGAGTGTAACTCGCCGGGTAAGTTCGCGTAAAAGTGTTCTATTGCAAATATAATGTACGAGCGCACAGTGAATGGGGAGTTTATGCGAGAATATCGCTTCAATGAAATATTCACGCACAAACACtctgtatgtttcttttttccaaCTACTTACGTTGTTCTTTTGGGATGGAGAGTTGTAGTCCGTTCTAGAAAAAATACATCTTTCtcatcacaaaataaaagagattTTAGACATATAATAACCTGGTAAAAAactgcagcatatttttcatttagagtAAATCATAGGCGATCGTGTACGTGTGCATGCAGTGGATCATATGCGTGCATCCGGTGCGTTGGTGTACAAACAAATGGTACCAAACAACACAGAGGCAGTGCGCGCACACACTGGACACATTTTCAATAAGCTAGGGAGCGAGTTACACTATAGCAAGAGTTTACAGTTTAAGACCGTAACACGCGATccacttgtggcgcaccgagccttgAGGAGTGGCGTGTGGGAGCCGGAATGGAAAAATAAGTATGTAGAATTGATGTTTGATGATAATTTTACATAAAGGGAAAAACAAGTCAGTTACATTTTAAACTTAAgtctttattaattttatatttatttactcTAACGTTATGGTTTTTATATGCATGGTGTATGGATTCATGTGCGATTGTCAATAGTATGTGCATCACGGTAGAGGAATTATCTCTATGATCACAATTGATCTGATAGCCCCGTTCGTCGGATATCTATCAAGTACTATTTCTACGGCTAGTAATTTCGCATTTCCAGAATATAAATTGAGAATTGATGGAATTGCTCAGATGCAGCATttgaaataatgacaataaatccATGATTAAACACTCCTATACTTGACAAGCCATGCTTTTAATCAATAACTTGGACTCCTGGCAAAGCACATCATATCGGAATATGTGgtgacatatatcatgtatatacagatataaaataaagttattaatttgcatattagtGTAGCATCACAAAAAGTTTGTTGGGTAAgttttaaacaaataattttcacaggAGTTTTAGAAATCGGAAACTTTGTTTCCGAAGGCGATTATTTAAAATCCAAGAATGTGAAAGAGACATGCTGCAAGGTATTGCCTGCTGTGATGTGTGCATGCCCTCGTGAACAAGTGGTATCACTGGCATGTTGTGAAAAGTCACTTATCATttgaaaaatgatattattgTGTAGTTTGTTTGCATTTGTGTTTCTTGTATTGATATCAATTAGATCCCCTCTTGGCCATTTAAAAAGCCTCATATTCCAAAGCTTCAAGGGGCTCCGTCCCCTCGAGCCCACCAGGGGCCCCTCAGCAAAATTTCGTTCGTTAGTGCTAGTGGAGCAGTACAGATTCTCGACAAGAAATGTGGAGCTTCAAcaaaagtaattgagaatgaCTGGTATAGATAAAGttgatttgtgatcgaagattaCCCGAAATAACAATGCACTAACGCCACACTTTATAGAAgtgaaataattgttaaaatatttaatatttatgtgatgataattgtttaaaaaacacatttgattacGTATAATTTTGGAAAACAGTAAATAGAGCTACTTGAATCACAACTATCAGCACAAGTCAATAAAGTATCGAATCATATCGCTAGAGATCTCATATGGTCTCGGCGCTTCTCGCAGGCATAGCAGGAAGAAACTTGACTGCAGATaaaacgaggtgagttcgagtcccaactaaggtatCTAAAAAGAAATTGATACAGAAAGCGAAAGGACGAGAAGTCTCGACAACCTTGTTGGTTATTTTAGGTGAGGGTACATTATGCACCCTAAGGGATAGACGTGTACGCCATCTAAGGTGCAGTTGGACACCCCAAATATGCACCCCTTTTAGGGGTGTATGTGTGCACCCCTAGGGGCACTCGTATAGGGACAAGCCTGTGCACCCTAGGAGTGTAAAATTGAACCcgaatttcttagtgtgtaacTGGCAGTCACAGACTGAATTGTACATGTTAACACAAtgctaatacatgtatataaatttagtcaagatgtaaataaatatatatctataaaatatagacatcataatttgatacaaaaaaattatagacttttcaaatatgtcccgttttttttttgatacgcactgcaCATTACCTTAcaaattaccatggctcaacttgccccatgttggctggctcaaagtaccccagtccgaacttaatgcgatatttttacattcacacatttcttatgcatccatcatgcaaaagactatgacaagaatgaagatccatacccgGACTAACAAtatgttcttatttctttattatattaaaagacgtgtgtgggtaatAAGAACTATCTATATAttttacacccttttttacttttttggctgaaatttgtatttttccctctaaaaaagtacttttagTTTCAAAGTCGAAAACAATGTGATGGGgtaaagggttatgtaatgggtcatcaatacatgacaccaccacaatgtctgactcattcattattggcctgggggtggtggctcaacttaccccgccttcccctactctTTACCTCATTGCGAAGATTTCATTCTGTTTCTGGTATGACGTGTATGGTTTCTTTATATTTAgtatttcaatatcaattaatcaaatattgtacTTACACTGTGATCAtattctcctttaaatgtaTAGTCTGGTTTACAGCTCCTGCATGAATGGTGCTGGTGATCCAACCACATGTATAAGTTCTAACCCAACCCGTATAAGTGTGTCATATCATCATAGGTCTATATTGATGTCAAAGAATACTCActtaatatatatatgattaaaattatatgaaatatttaacaaaCACAAACCTGGGATGAACCAGACATTTCTTTCTGTGGTGCCTTAAGTCCCATCGGCTCTTTaacctgaaaataaaatgtcttGCATATTATTGATGTGAATGAAGCACTAACAATACCTTGACCCCTTGCATAAAATTTATTACTTCCATCCAATATCTTCAATGAGATGCTCGATTTTGATTGGATAATGTATACTGTAAGTTGTCATGTTAGTTACCGTTGGATGGAACCCTACTATAGTTCCTATGTAATTGATTTGGTGTCTATACGTGACCTATGTATCACTCTAAACATAATTATGCATGGTTGTCTCCTATCTCTATTATAATTGTCAAATGTATATGCAGAACATCTtgtgttgataaaatatttcaaaatctcTAGTTGCTATGGCCATGATGAAACCAAATTGCTATTTACGAAAACCATATTATCATGTAATCTTTTCATTCAAGCACGATACATGATAAATGATTGTTGCCATAATAAACTACAGATACAAATGAATAGTATATATAACATAATGAGTAAATAGATCAAATTTTTAGTTCATAATCATGTACTATTTGCCTATCAAGATACGCCTGCATTAGCATAATTGAGATTCCATCAACAAACTGGAATTTTTACTCTTAGGGATTCGTCCTACCcacatctatttttttcttgatggcAAAGAATACATGGTTGAAATTGCATTGACACACATACCTCTGATGGACCAATCACTTCACTCGATGGCTTGTCGAATATCGTTACCCCTTccaactgaaaatgaatttaaataataaaagaaattaagataTGCGTTATATATCTTACGCAGCAAGGAAGAGCTAAAGAAAATCTGTAATGACTTATCGAAGCGCTATACTGTTATCCTCCACCTGGGGGGACAGTAAAAATATCAGTCTGAACACAAGCTAAATCCATAACCCCTAAATTCGATTActgatatgttttttaatgatattattttgacGCTTTGTATCCTAAACTCAAAATGTTATTTGTTTGAACCAAGGGGGTTGATACACGATATTGCAGTAATATTAATATCTTTATACCTTATTTAGCAACGTAGGATCCTCTGTTCGATCGTCGGCCATCTCTGCTATGCAATTGGTGTTCTgcataaaaaatggaaatagaaGTGTAGTGTATGATTTTGGTTTTAATTCCCGTAATTTTACATCCTGG carries:
- the LOC135154950 gene encoding uncharacterized protein LOC135154950; amino-acid sequence: MADDRTEDPTLLNKLEGVTIFDKPSSEVIGPSEVKEPMGLKAPQKEMSGSSQVKELTEVNLRGQSPIELKFPSELNDALSETRRLHVFDDHVWFDVKTRHGNIDRYLKLTHFTRINKQKSKIGIVPSICHIQCRCTGGSCPGRYCSRHQIRRRILFYSGGFSTKKGHSLRKISFLRYRDILHSHTCFL